In a single window of the Renibacterium salmoninarum ATCC 33209 genome:
- the murJ gene encoding murein biosynthesis integral membrane protein MurJ, with protein sequence MSEQISAPQTGPISTIEVEPPRINAAKSSAVMAAGTLLSRVLGFVKGALVAAALGATTNGVSDIFEISNTLPNLIYIMLAGGVFNTVLVPQIIKASKQPDRGADFLSRLLTLGGVALALLTIAATLLSSPLLHLITEDWNQSQLRLGTQLAYLLIPQIFFYGIYALLGQILNANDRFGAYMWAPVLNNVVAIAGLAVFIAVRGTAEQNPLSVENWGSTQTWILAGSATLGILLQSVILIVPVKRLGLGLRFKWGWRGMGLGHTGKIAGWALGTMIIGQLSFILVTKIASAATGAKAYAGTKDIAGPFVFSRGMDIYLLPHSVIVLSIATVFFNQLSRAASNGNKAAVRATTSRLLRTVGVATIFSAVVLLVLSAPIGMLLGGGSARGGLSIGIAVAVLALSSPFFSFNFMLNRVFYAMEDAKTPFYIQAFIVLLTVITALIVSAVPVSVLSYSLLGTVAIVNFVAPIVSTMVLRVKLGDFGIWRIIRAHVQYAVAAAFSGIIGGLFMVGFGLLSFADGSYDGFIWQGYLSAIVVIAVVGSVMALCYFLALRLMNVSELNDLIAPIMRRFSRRAS encoded by the coding sequence ATGTCAGAACAGATTAGTGCACCGCAAACCGGGCCAATCAGCACCATAGAGGTGGAGCCGCCCAGAATAAATGCGGCTAAATCCAGTGCCGTGATGGCTGCCGGAACTTTACTCTCCCGAGTACTGGGCTTCGTTAAAGGCGCTCTCGTTGCCGCGGCTTTAGGTGCAACAACGAATGGTGTGTCAGATATTTTTGAAATATCGAATACGCTACCGAACCTGATTTACATCATGCTGGCGGGCGGCGTCTTCAACACCGTTCTGGTGCCACAAATTATTAAGGCCAGCAAGCAACCGGATCGTGGCGCTGATTTCTTGAGCCGCCTCTTGACCCTGGGTGGCGTAGCTCTGGCACTGCTGACTATTGCCGCAACGTTGCTTTCTTCACCGCTACTGCACCTCATCACTGAGGACTGGAATCAAAGTCAGTTGCGCCTGGGCACTCAATTAGCTTACCTGTTGATACCGCAGATTTTTTTCTACGGCATCTACGCCCTGCTAGGTCAGATCCTCAACGCTAATGACCGCTTTGGCGCCTATATGTGGGCTCCGGTGCTCAATAATGTCGTCGCCATTGCCGGCTTAGCCGTGTTTATAGCGGTGCGAGGAACGGCGGAACAGAATCCTCTTAGCGTGGAAAATTGGGGCTCCACCCAGACTTGGATCCTCGCCGGTAGCGCCACGCTAGGCATTCTCCTTCAGTCAGTTATTTTGATCGTGCCAGTCAAACGACTTGGCTTGGGCTTGCGCTTCAAATGGGGTTGGCGCGGCATGGGACTCGGCCACACTGGAAAAATTGCCGGCTGGGCACTGGGCACCATGATCATCGGTCAGCTATCTTTCATCCTGGTAACCAAAATTGCCAGTGCTGCAACCGGTGCGAAGGCTTACGCTGGAACCAAAGACATCGCCGGTCCATTCGTCTTTAGCCGCGGAATGGATATCTATCTTCTGCCGCACTCCGTGATTGTGCTCTCGATCGCTACGGTATTTTTCAATCAGTTAAGCCGGGCCGCCTCCAACGGAAATAAGGCTGCGGTTCGGGCAACGACGTCGAGACTACTGCGCACGGTCGGCGTTGCCACAATATTTTCCGCAGTCGTCTTATTGGTGCTGTCCGCTCCGATCGGCATGTTGCTTGGTGGCGGAAGTGCACGGGGTGGTCTGTCAATAGGCATCGCGGTCGCGGTACTCGCGCTCAGCTCACCATTTTTCAGCTTCAACTTCATGCTCAATAGGGTCTTCTATGCCATGGAGGACGCCAAAACGCCCTTTTATATCCAAGCTTTCATCGTGCTTTTGACCGTTATTACCGCACTGATAGTTAGCGCCGTCCCGGTATCTGTGTTGTCATATTCGCTCTTGGGCACCGTCGCAATCGTCAATTTCGTGGCACCGATAGTCTCCACTATGGTTCTTCGAGTCAAACTTGGCGACTTTGGCATTTGGCGCATCATTCGGGCGCATGTGCAGTATGCCGTTGCCGCAGCATTCTCCGGCATTATCGGTGGCTTATTTATGGTTGGTTTTGGCTTGTTAAGTTTTGCCGACGGTAGCTACGACGGGTTTATCTGGCAGGGCTACCTTTCCGCCATCGTGGTAATCGCCGTCGTCGGCTCTGTAATGGCTCTGTGTTACTTCTTGGCCCTTCGTTTAATGAACGTGAGTGAGCTCAACGACCTGATCGCGCCAATTATGCGGCGTTTTTCACGCCGAGCTTCCTGA